The genomic window AAAAATTGATTTTGATCCCGCAGTTGTGGATGCTGAAGACATTGAAACTCTTTCAGATATGACTGTTCAAGCTCTCAATGCTGCGCTCGAACAAATTGATGAAACTACTAAGAAGAAACTTGGAGCATTTGCTGGTAAGTTACCATTTTAATTAGATTATCAAAAATAGGCTGGTACACAGCCTATTTTAATTTATGTTAAAAAGCAAATAATTCAGTTGCTTTATTTAGCAATAAGTCACTATATTCAGGATCTTCCTGAGCAGTTTCTAGTTCTTCTTTTATTTTTTCCAAGTCATCCGTAATTATTCCGTCAACACCTAGGTGAAAAGACTTATTAAAAGATTCGGAACTATTGATTGTCCATACATAGAGTTTTTGATCAGTATTCCATAGTTTCGTGACAAAATATTCATCCAAAGTAGAGTACTCCATTGTGTAGCCTGTCGCAACCGTTCTAGGAAAAACAGAATTGTAGGGAAGGATAAGATAGATTGGAATATTCTTATCATACTGAGTTACTTTCTCAACAACATGGTAATCCAAGGATTGCATTTGATGACCATAAACCTTAATTTTTGCAGCATACTTTTCGAGAAAATGTTCCATCATCTGCGGGCTATCTTTGTGGCTGGTCTTAATTTCAATGAGTAGTTTCTGATGCAGTTCATTTGCGCGAGTTAGATAATCATCGAAACTTGAAATCTTTGTATCATAACCATTCTCATGAATGTCAATCTGCTTTAACTCTTCTAAGGTCAAATCTTGTGGTGTTTTATTGATACCAGCTAATCCTCTAAGATTAGCATCATGCATCATGACAAATTGTCCATCCTTTGTTTCCTGGATATCCATCTCGATTAAATCTGGTTTTAATTGAGATGTTTTTTCTAGGGATTGAATGGTATTTTGTACACCATTGCCATTTGATACACCACGGTGTGAAATCACAAGTGGTGGATTGACTACAGGAGCTTCTAGATAATTATAGCCTTCAATCGCAAAGAAGATACATGCACACACCATGACACCCCACCTCATGATATGGTCCTTCTCGCGTCTTGGCATAATATCAAGTTCTTCTCCTGTTAAAAAGGACGTAAATTTTACAAGGAAATAGGTTAATGCCATATAGTGGAAATTCTTGATAAGAACAAAATTCAAAATAGCTAGAACCAGAGACTCTCTCTGAGTAAGGCTATCCACTATATACTGAGTAGATAATATCGGGATGAGAGGAAGATAGAAGAATAGATTGGTTTTTACAATAATTAAGAATAAATGCCAGGCGTAAAACCAAAAGTGATCTTTAGTTTTATCCAAACTATAAATGATTGCTTCCTTAACCGTCATCTTTTCATAAAAGACCTTGGGCAGAGTGAATATCAAGCGAACTGAAACATAAAAGAATAAGAGTGATAAGATAATAATGGCTACCCACCACATCCAGTACTTATCTTCCATGTAGGTTTGAATAAACTCTGGAATTACGATTTTATTGAAATAATAAATCTTAAATATCTTTCTGATAAACGGAAATAGCATTGCTACAAATATAAAGATGAACAAAGCTTTTGAAATAGTCAATTCCTTCATAAAAGCAAGGCTTTCACGAAATACTTTTCGACTGTATTCTATAAGAGTTCTTTTTTCGTGATATAGGAGGTGGCGAGCTCCAATAAAGAGAATACTAAGTTGAAAATAGGCTACCAGCAGATTGATGGCTATTAAGATTACGAAGCCAAGACTGACTATAGGTGCGTTTTTTATAATCTCAAAAATATTGTTGTAGGAAATAAACAAATATCCAGTCTGACTTAGTAAAAATCCAGCTATCACTGAGTTTAATGGCAACCAGATATAGTCAACCAACATAAAGATTAGAAAGAATAGAAAGAGGATTTTATCTAGATTTAGGTAAATCTTTTTAAAACCCAATTTTTTCGGTTTTTCAGGTTTCATAAAACCTCCTAATCAAAAAACTGTGATAGATCTAAGGCATCAAATGGATTCGAATTGAGACTACTCTGAGAATTGAGTAACAGCCTACTCTCATCTGACTCAAGAAAAGCTTCATACACTCGAGCAGTCATACGAGCATCCTCTAAACTATTATGAGATCGCCCTTTAAAACCTAGAAAATTAGCCACAGTTTGTAATTTTAGATTAGCAATTCCATGCAAATCAGAACTACGTCGCTCAAGTGCCTCATTATAGAGATCGACTAAATATTGTTCTCGATAGTCCAAACCATGTTCTAGTAAAATCGGTAAATCACTCTTTGCTGCATTATAACCAACAAGGGGTAAATCACCAACAAAATCTTGAAATTTTTGGAGGACTTCTTCTACCTTTGGAGCATTCTTGAGAGTCTCTGAAGTAATACCAGTCAAACCATTAATAAAACTCTTTAAAGGTACATCTGAGTGAACATAAGAGTCAAACGCTTCTACCTCTTCACCATCTTTAAAGTGCACTGCCGATACCTGAATCAAATGAGTCTTATCTTGGTGTTTGTTGAATTCTAAGTCAAATGAGATATAATCTCTTACTGTTTCCATCTTATCATTCCTTATTGATTTGTAAAAAGAAACCACCTGGTCTAATCATAGAAACCAAGCAGTTTTTTCTTATTTGCCAAATAAGCGAGCAAAGAAGCCTTTCTTCGATGCTTGAACTTCTTGCTTAGCTTGATCCAACTCCAACTGAAGAGTTTCTTGGTCCTTCATAGCTTGAAGGGTTAACTGTTGTTGTTGGTCCAATTGCTTATCTTTTTCAGCAATTTGGCGGTCTTTAACACGCATCTGTTCATCTTTTTCAGCCAGTTGCTTGTCTTTTGCTTTCAGTTGTTCATAAAGACGGATGATTTCAGCGTTCTTTTCATCAACAAGAATCTCCATAAGTTCTCGTTGCTTAACTTCATCACTAACTGGTTCATCTTCAAAGATAGTCTTTTTGTAGATTTCTTCAAGTTTGATCAATCCACTACGAGTAACAACAGTAACACCTTTGTCGTTTTTTGTAATATCTTCTTCAGGTAATTCTTTGACACGATTATTGATTGCTTGTCGGGATAGCCCCAAGACTTCAGCAATCTCACTGACAGTCATTTCAATACTCATAATATCCTCTATTTTTCTCTAGCTTTTCTTAAATTAAATCTTATCATAAGTAATTCAAACTGTCAAATAACACTGTATTTTCAATGGTTTTTTAAGATATAAAATTTTAAAACTACTTATTTGCGATATTTTAAAAAGATGAGAAAATCCCATCTTTCGACTAGTAGATAAAAATCATCGGTTGGCCAAATGCTTAATAGAAAACCTTTCTCGGTTTGTAAAGATGTTCTCGTTTCTCTAAAATTGCTAGTAATTTATCATCTTCAAAGCCAGCCAATTCCTTCTCAGTTTGTTCCAATTCAATAAAGCGACCAAAACGAACTTCTTCTGCCTGCTCTGGAGTCAAATTTACCTTTACTAAATCCCCTGTCCCAATCTCTAGAGGATGGAGAAAAACAAAATCTCCAGCTTGAACTTTTTCAGCGACTTCTTCCAAGGTCAAAGCATCTTCCAAGTTTAAACCTGCTGCACTAGTTCGAGTTAAGTGTGACATATGGGCCGCATAACCAAGTTTTTCTCCAAGATCAACAGACAAGGTACGGATATAAGTTCCCTTACTGCATTTGACACGAAAAGAAAATCGTGCAAGATGCCCATCATAAGAAATCGGACTCGTTCTTTCAAACCTATAAATCGTAACCTGACGCTCTGGACGCTCTACTTCTTGACCAGCACGCGCATACTCATAGAGCTTGCGACCATTGACCTTGACAGCAGAGTACATCGGTGGGATTTGAGTGATAGGACCAGTCAAACTCGCAATCGCCTCATCGACAAGTTTTTCATCCAGTGGATTTAAAACAGGAGTCTCTGCAACTACTTCCCCACTAGCATCCTCGGTCGTCGTTGAATAGCCTAGAGTGATTTCTCCCTCATAGACCTTACCCTCGTCCTGCATGAACTCAACCATGCGAGTCGCCTTTCCCACAGCAATGGGTAAAACGCCCACTACATCCGGATCCAAAGTGCCACCATGGCCAATCTTCTTAGTCCCTAAAATCTTACGCAGTTTAAAAACCGCATCATGCGAGGTCATCCCTGCTTCTTTCTTTAAGTTGATAATACCGTTCATTTATTAACTTTCTAAAAATACTAAAACTCTCTTTTGGAAATCCTTATTCTGTTCATAGAGTGCATGCCCGCACTCTGGCAAAATGGTGAGCTGGCTATCTTTGATATGCTGATGCAATACAAGTGAACCATCTACGCCAAGAACATCATCTTTTTCTGCTCCAATGATTAACGTAGGGCAGCTAATTTTTTCGAAAAAAGCTAGACTATCATGCTTCAAACAAGATACAGCCTGAATATCAATACGTTTTTTATCTTTAATGCGACCAAAGATTCCCAT from Streptococcus sp. oral taxon 061 includes these protein-coding regions:
- a CDS encoding DUF536 domain-containing protein; this encodes MSIEMTVSEIAEVLGLSRQAINNRVKELPEEDITKNDKGVTVVTRSGLIKLEEIYKKTIFEDEPVSDEVKQRELMEILVDEKNAEIIRLYEQLKAKDKQLAEKDEQMRVKDRQIAEKDKQLDQQQQLTLQAMKDQETLQLELDQAKQEVQASKKGFFARLFGK
- the truB gene encoding tRNA pseudouridine(55) synthase TruB yields the protein MNGIINLKKEAGMTSHDAVFKLRKILGTKKIGHGGTLDPDVVGVLPIAVGKATRMVEFMQDEGKVYEGEITLGYSTTTEDASGEVVAETPVLNPLDEKLVDEAIASLTGPITQIPPMYSAVKVNGRKLYEYARAGQEVERPERQVTIYRFERTSPISYDGHLARFSFRVKCSKGTYIRTLSVDLGEKLGYAAHMSHLTRTSAAGLNLEDALTLEEVAEKVQAGDFVFLHPLEIGTGDLVKVNLTPEQAEEVRFGRFIELEQTEKELAGFEDDKLLAILEKREHLYKPRKVFY
- a CDS encoding glycerophosphoryl diester phosphodiesterase membrane domain-containing protein — encoded protein: MKPEKPKKLGFKKIYLNLDKILFLFFLIFMLVDYIWLPLNSVIAGFLLSQTGYLFISYNNIFEIIKNAPIVSLGFVILIAINLLVAYFQLSILFIGARHLLYHEKRTLIEYSRKVFRESLAFMKELTISKALFIFIFVAMLFPFIRKIFKIYYFNKIVIPEFIQTYMEDKYWMWWVAIIILSLLFFYVSVRLIFTLPKVFYEKMTVKEAIIYSLDKTKDHFWFYAWHLFLIIVKTNLFFYLPLIPILSTQYIVDSLTQRESLVLAILNFVLIKNFHYMALTYFLVKFTSFLTGEELDIMPRREKDHIMRWGVMVCACIFFAIEGYNYLEAPVVNPPLVISHRGVSNGNGVQNTIQSLEKTSQLKPDLIEMDIQETKDGQFVMMHDANLRGLAGINKTPQDLTLEELKQIDIHENGYDTKISSFDDYLTRANELHQKLLIEIKTSHKDSPQMMEHFLEKYAAKIKVYGHQMQSLDYHVVEKVTQYDKNIPIYLILPYNSVFPRTVATGYTMEYSTLDEYFVTKLWNTDQKLYVWTINSSESFNKSFHLGVDGIITDDLEKIKEELETAQEDPEYSDLLLNKATELFAF
- a CDS encoding 3'-5' exonuclease, with amino-acid sequence METVRDYISFDLEFNKHQDKTHLIQVSAVHFKDGEEVEAFDSYVHSDVPLKSFINGLTGITSETLKNAPKVEEVLQKFQDFVGDLPLVGYNAAKSDLPILLEHGLDYREQYLVDLYNEALERRSSDLHGIANLKLQTVANFLGFKGRSHNSLEDARMTARVYEAFLESDESRLLLNSQSSLNSNPFDALDLSQFFD
- a CDS encoding YbaB/EbfC family nucleoid-associated protein, translating into MMNMQNMMRQAQKLQKQMEQSQAELAATEFVGTSAQNLVTATLTGDKKVVKIDFDPAVVDAEDIETLSDMTVQALNAALEQIDETTKKKLGAFAGKLPF